A single candidate division KSB1 bacterium DNA region contains:
- a CDS encoding AEC family transporter, whose amino-acid sequence MSIFEIILPILSISCIGWALIKFNVISEGARNGTSTLTFSILIPALLFKGMYEAREIEQLNILYLLSFYIPLTVTYFLSRYLFNKFLFPDQVHATIAGLSASYSNTVLVGIPVLLNYMGSEAILPAFVIISIHAGFLLTLSSYLVTAAEAGSMNLRSLAKAFYTSLRNPIIFSLLLGFIFNYFDVSLFGWMESVLTSLSKAALPVALIV is encoded by the coding sequence ATGAGCATCTTCGAAATCATCCTGCCAATTTTGAGCATTTCCTGCATCGGCTGGGCGCTAATCAAGTTCAATGTCATTAGTGAAGGTGCAAGAAATGGTACCTCAACCCTGACATTCTCCATCTTGATCCCGGCCTTGCTTTTCAAAGGAATGTACGAAGCAAGGGAGATTGAGCAATTAAATATCCTATATCTTCTATCCTTTTACATACCCCTCACCGTCACCTATTTTTTGTCCCGCTATCTGTTCAACAAGTTTCTCTTTCCCGATCAAGTCCATGCCACGATTGCCGGACTCAGTGCGAGCTATTCAAATACCGTCCTGGTGGGTATTCCGGTTCTGCTAAATTATATGGGCAGCGAAGCGATACTTCCGGCATTTGTGATAATATCCATTCATGCCGGATTTCTGTTAACACTATCGTCCTATCTGGTCACGGCAGCAGAAGCGGGTTCTATGAATTTGCGCAGTTTGGCGAAAGCATTTTACACCTCGCTTAGAAATCCCATCATCTTCAGTCTGCTCCTGGGATTCATCTTTAATTATTTTGATGTCTCACTTTTTGGGTGGATGGAATCGGTGCTGACCAGTTTAAGCAAGGCCGCCTTACCCGTTGCCCTGATTGTCC